DNA from Mesotoga sp. UBA6090:
TCATCATTCTCCCTGACCAATCTTCTTAGCATTCCGAGCATCAATGATTGATAGAACTGGCTGACTATCTTGTTATCGAAGACCTCTGCCATACTTGCCTTTCTCTCAAGAGACTGGTCGTTTTCAATCCAATTCTTCTGTGCTTGCAGTTGATCGGGATAGGTTTCAAGAACATTCTTGAAGACTCTGTAGAACGGGGAATTTCTGTCTATGACGTACGGATCCAACGCTTTCATCACTTCGCTGACAAACTCAAAATTCTCGACGGACCTTTGATAATTGAATCTCTGCGCTTCCTTCCTCGTAATGTCGGCTTCAGACATGTCTTCGACCCTTGCATCATAGTAGTATGGCATCTCACAAACTAAGGAAAACGTATCGGCTACGGATGAAGCAAAATCATCTGAACTAGTACCGGCTTTGATGACGTTTGCTGGGTCTTTGTCTGGACCAAGATTCTTCTCTAGATAATCGTACTCTTGAGCCATTCCGAAAAGCTTGAAAATAGCAGGTTCGAGCTGCTCCAAAAAAGGTGCTTCCGGCTCTCCAAGAGAAAGTGGCAGACCAAACAGGCCTGGAAGCTTGCTGAAAGTCTCATGGAGTTCTGGAACTGAGTCACTCACATAATAATAGACCCCTCCAAAACCGGAATTGTGAAGAGAGTACATGAACTCGGGTTTCTTCTCTTCAATAAGCTTCATAAGCACCTCCGTTTCCGGAAGCGGCGAGTGAAAATGCAGAGTTTTGTAATCAACAGGGAATGTCCATTCAACCTGTTCGTGACCGGGCGGCCTGTAGAAATTACCTGCATACTTTCTTATAGAGGAAGAGTCTTTGAACCATCCTTGGTTAAGCTTCGTCCCATCGACGTCAATTACCTTTATCAAATGCCAAGTGTAGTCGAATTCATTACGAAAAGTGTCGTCACTTGCAAGCTTCTCGCTCAGGAAATCCAACATCATTGCTCCTATCGGTTCATTTGGATGGGGACATCCGAATAGAAGGGCGTTGTTCTTGCCTTTACCAATCTCCAGAACATAGATTGGATTTCCAGCACGTGATCTTCCTGCCTCATATATCTTGACTTTGTCAGGATACTTTCTTGCGAGTTCAAACGATCTCTGGTCCATTTCCTCGACTGTGAAGAACTCTTTGTAGTCGGGGACTGCATCGATTAGTTCTCTGAACTTCATGTCGAAACCTCCGAAAGATGATGTAAAAAAACATGGGGGAGAAGTTCATTTTCTCCCCCAAAGAAGCTTATTATCTATCGATGTACCAGTTCTGGATTATCCAGCCAAGGCCGTTATCGTATCCAGAGTTGAAACTCTTGATGTACTTCTTTGCAAAATGAGGTGTTGGTGCAACTACTAACGGTAGAACGGGAAGCTCATCTGTCCAGATCGCAAAATGCCTTTCATAGAGAGCCTGTTTCTTTTCTGGATCAAGCTCCCTTGCGGCCGCATTTATTATCTCATCGTTTTCAGCATTTGCCCAACCGGTGTAGTTCATACCACCCCAGTAGTTCTCTTCAGAAGGTATCTGGTCGGTTGTCCAATA
Protein-coding regions in this window:
- a CDS encoding M14 family zinc carboxypeptidase, which translates into the protein MKFRELIDAVPDYKEFFTVEEMDQRSFELARKYPDKVKIYEAGRSRAGNPIYVLEIGKGKNNALLFGCPHPNEPIGAMMLDFLSEKLASDDTFRNEFDYTWHLIKVIDVDGTKLNQGWFKDSSSIRKYAGNFYRPPGHEQVEWTFPVDYKTLHFHSPLPETEVLMKLIEEKKPEFMYSLHNSGFGGVYYYVSDSVPELHETFSKLPGLFGLPLSLGEPEAPFLEQLEPAIFKLFGMAQEYDYLEKNLGPDKDPANVIKAGTSSDDFASSVADTFSLVCEMPYYYDARVEDMSEADITRKEAQRFNYQRSVENFEFVSEVMKALDPYVIDRNSPFYRVFKNVLETYPDQLQAQKNWIENDQSLERKASMAEVFDNKIVSQFYQSLMLGMLRRLVRENDDGSEELSAIAKMVEEAFERKIEYLENNLDYTTIPIKSLVSVQLIAGLNVADHIQTRRS